The genomic stretch GACAATTTGAGATGCCTCTGACAGAATCCGGATTCCTCCCCTAGCGATGAAGTGGATGAGCTCCCGTGGCTTACGATCCTGCCACGGGTTTTCTCTGGTGGTCCTCGAATGGCTAGTTGGATATCCGTCTCCGCTTACGATCTCCAAGAGAATGGTTCACTGGCGGACTGGGATCCTCTATGAGCGATACAAGCTACTGGTAGAGATCCGTTGCTCATCCTCTGACCACTTTGTAAAATTGGTTCCCCCTACCTTGCTATCCATATGCTATCGATCAGTTCACAATTAGGGGCTTTGCCTTTATACGCGAAGGATACCTGATGAGATGTTAACCCTACACGGCATAAATCGTCCATCATAACGAACGCAGCGCGTTTCACATCGTAGCACTACCCTCCGTTATCCCAACTAGGTAGATTATGTCTCCCTGTAACCTTGAGGTTGAGATACTCCATATCGGTGCCGAGGTGGACCCCCAGCTCTTCGAAGTCGGATGGATCGACTGACAGACCCCTCGTTTCATACGCCCCTCTTGAGCTGTCTCCATCTTGACGATGGCTGTCCGGCCCAGTTCTAATTTGATGTTTCGACAAACTGTTTCCGAACAGTTCCCGTGGCTTCTCGCCGAGCGATACAGCTAAGCTGTCGAATGGCCAGATCTGCCATGGGGTGAGATGGGAGAATTCGATCTTTCTCGAGCTGCTGACCTTTTCAGCGAGATCGTCGACAACGTTCTGCCAGGCGCTCACGGCGAGGAACTGTCGGTGGAGGCTCCTTCAAGCGGAGCGATGATGACAGAGCGCCCGAGAGAGCCTCCACGGAACGTTTGAATCATTGAGAGATGCTCGACAGGCCGGACTCAGTACGAGTTAGCATCGTTTGGGTTGATCGCCAATGATACATCCTGTCAACGAGGCGCCCGACAATCCATCAATTCAACCTCTCTGTGGAGCGACTGATGTCCGACACGAAGAAACGGCGTTGAAGGTCTTGTGGAGCTATTCTACGTTCCATAGCTGAGGCGGCTTCATCCTGAACAGTGGCACCGTCCATGGTCTATCGGCATCCGATCTCAAAGACAATGGAGAGTGGACACAGGTGACTCACTCGGGGTAGTGATCGCCGCAGCGGAGAGAACTGCGTTGAGATCACCGTAATCCCGACCACACCCTCTCCGACTGCGGTGTTCTACTGACTAAAATCTCAATGCAACGATACAACCAATGTACTATACAGTTCCATCCACAAAGGGATAGTAGCCCTGTCAGGGGCTACAGAGCTCATCCATGGGGGGCACAGGTGATGTCAGAGGCGGCCTAAGCCCTCATCCCTTTCGAACACGTTTCACGCCCGAAAAGCGGTGCGATACTCAGTGTCCGAGCAACAGTCGCCCCTTTGTAGGTGAACGAGTGGCGGCTGCATACGCCACCGAATTAATACGGGGCAGTAATAGATAGCAAGCGATTTCAAGAGACTATCGCTACGCCACCGTCCGTCGCCCTTCTGGGAGTTGGACAGCACAGTACTACAGCCCTGCCACTGCTACAACTACCACTGACAAAAAGCAGCCACACTACTGCCTTCGAACTCGCTCGTAGGACCACCTACGGCGTCTTGTACGGATGGAATTGTATACAATTGACCCTACCCGTATAGGTATCTTTTCGATACCAGGGTACTCCCCCAGTACACCACTGGAACCGCTCTCAATCCCCGCCCGATGAAAGGGTATCCGACGCTTCGAGATACGGGTCGGCTGCCTCGCGGACCCATTGTGGATCGAAGGTGGTCTGAATCTGCTTCACACGGCCCTCATCTCCCTTTGAGTCGATCCATGTCTCAACGAGACCCATGGTTTCGAGCTCTGTGATGACAGTGCGTATCGCCCGATCTCCGAGATCGAGTTGGGTGAGTGTACCGTCTTCTTGAATCTTAGCAGCCGTGACAGGTTGGACGATCTCTCCTGTTTGGGTCTGTTTCCAATCAGTGACACCCACGAGTACAGTGAAATGCTTCGGGGGCAATGAGAGCAGCTTCTCGATGGTCGCTTCCCGCTCCGTTTCCTCGATATTCGCGTCGAGACAGTCAATCGTCACCTGATCGAGCCCACGATCATTGGCCATTTCCCCTGCCCGTCGGAAAAGCCGAAGCGCTCGCCGTGCGTCACCCCAATGAAAGGCCGCCTTCCGAACGCCATGCTCGAAGGAGTCCTCGGGCACTGCTCCGTCGCAAAACGCTCGCTCGATGCGGGGCTCCAGAATAGCTCTCAACGTATCGCGCCCATAGGGCGGGAAGAACAGCTCCTCATCGCCCAGGACGCTCTCGACGCGGCTGTCGAGTCGGAGATCGACCGTCACCAGCTCGTTACTGAGCAGCCAACATGAGAGGTGAATATCTCGGACAAGCTTGCCTTCCCCACGCAACAGCCGATAGAAGAACTCGTTGGGATCGTAGTTGGTATCGTGTTGAACGTGGTCGATCTCATCGAGAAGGAGTACAGTCCACTCGGGATAGTCAGCCAGCTCCGTCCAGATCCCCTCGAAGACGCCGTCAAGTCCCTCATAGGCCCCACGTTTCTCACCGGTGAGTGCAAAATGGATCTCATTAGCCGCACTAAAGATCGATCGGCAGTCCTTGAGATTGACGTACTCGACGGCCAGGAGATCAGTCCGGGCAGCGAACTCGCTGGTGATTCGCCGTGTAGTCATAGTCTTACCCGTCCCGGGTGGCCCATGGATCGAAACGGTCGGCGGTAGATATCCTTCGTGAACGCCGTTGAGAATCGTCGCGAGAGTACGCTCTTGATTCTCACGAGCGATGATTTCGTCGGCTTCGGCCAGCGGATCAAGCACGTCCTTCTGGGCGAAGACGCTGTCAGTCGGTGCCGTTTCGTCGAAGAGGTCGTCGTACTTACTCATTGTACTGGTAGGGAAGGGAGGGGGGTTTGTTTTCTCTGCGCCCAGCGGAACTACATGTCTGTATGTTAGCGCAGGCAGCATAAAAGATACAGTCAGTCCTCGAGTTGGTCCTATTCATCGAATCGGCCCCAACGAGCAGGGAGACCACTCTAGTCTGGGCCCTCCCTGTTACCTACTTTATTGTGTCGTCATAACTATAGAGAGATACACGTATCTGTCAATGAGTGACCGTCGCTGCCAACTGGATGCGTCCTCGATCGTATGCCGTTCGATACTCGTCTCAGATACCACGGGTGAGAGTGAGATACACTTCAACGAATGCCTGCTTTTCAGATCGGTCGGTGTAGGCGTGTCACCTCCTATTCGATGGCTTCCATTAGGTCGAAAATACGATCCTGCTCGTCGTCACCGAGGAAGTACGGGTAGAGTCCAACCAGTGTAATATAATCTGTCTCTCGAACAGCCCTTGCAACGTGGAGATGCACATCGACTTTGTAATCACTTGCCTCAGCCACCCCCGGATACTGGTATACTGTCACTTCGTTCTCGAATGGAACGACTGAATGAGTTGTGCTCGCCTGGTCCTCGATTTCGATAGTCTCATATCCAATCTGAAGACTATTCTCTATGACCTCGTTCGTCACCCGTTCAGCAAAATCGACTTTCTGAGAGACAGTCTCGATTTCAGGTGTCCCAACGGCGGTAAATGCCGCTACTGGCTGTTCGCCATCTATACGGTCGATAGTCCGAACGCACTCAATGAGATGATTCGACGCCTCAATTATATATGACTCATCCTTCATCGATATTGTTTGTGTTAGTTCAAATATGATATCCCGTGTCTTCTCGTAGTCCGTTTCTTCGAGTGTAGCGCCATCGATAGCAATGGGGGTGGGTTCGGCTGAAATGACGTTTTCCCTGCTGGATTCCGGTTCAGTGTCGGAATCGTCCTCGGTATCAAGCTCCATACAACCGGCTGATCCGACTGTTGTGATCGGAATGACTTGGATAAACTGCCTCCGGTTCATCTAACATATACTCTCCTTATATCCTATTATTTTTATCTAGTTATAACAGATTTTTAATACGAAGGTCGCGACTGATGTTTGTCACCTCAGTGGCTGTCTCTCCTCGATATTATAAACGGCTCACTGAATTTTCCGGAACCTTCAACGGACCTCGTATCTGCTGGGTACTTGTCACTCCTCAGTCTAGTAAATATAGTAAGAAAAAGAGTTATATTTTATAGATCAGTACTCGTTACTAGTGACGCAGAATCTATTGCAGGCTGATGACCTCTTCATTCGCCGTGGGGACCAAACTATCCTAGATGGGGTGTCAGTTACGATCAGTCGGAACAGTAGTACGTTGATTCAAGGACTCAGCGGGTCAGGAAAGACAACCCTCTTCAACGTGTTGGGGTTGCTCAACCCGCCGTCAGCAGGGACGCTTATTATTGACGACATCGACGTCAGCGAAAGCTCGGAACGCACACGAGCACGGATCCGACGAGAGACAGTGGGGTTTGTTTTCCAGGACTTTCGTCTTATTGATGATCTAACTGCACGCGAGAACGCAGCCGTTCCCCAAGAACACCGGGGAGAACGTGACGAAGCGTGGCTCGATACGCTTTTTGAAGCACTCGCGATCACTGATCTGGCCGACCAGTATCCAGCAACACTCAGTGGCGGCGAGAAACAGCGCGTTGCCATTGCACGAGCACTGGCAAATAAACCAGATATCATCTTTGCTGACGAACCGACCGGCCAGCTCGACCCGCGAACGGCGACCCAGGTTCTTGATCTCCTTTTCGGTCTGCGAGACCAGATGGAGATGGCACTCGTCGTGATCAGTCATGACCGTGATCTCGCCCGGCGGTTCGATCGGGTTCTCCTCCTCAATGACGGTGAACTAAACGAGCAACCGCCGGTTAGCGATGATGTTCCAGCCGAGCGATCGTCGGCCGAACCTGAACATCCACTTACTCTTCAGTAATGTCCCTATTCGAGCCCTGTACTCGCTTTTATCGTTGCTCATGCTGGGACGAACACCGCTCCTATCGAGTTATAAAACGGCAACCGTGTCGAGGGTCACTCTAAATGGGATATCAGCACACGCTGATTCGAGACTGGTCGCGTCGAGATTGGTTGACGGTAGCCATCATCGCAGTCAGCACTGCGTTTCTCGTCGGGACGACGCTGCTACTTCTGACTGTAGGGACGCAGTTCGCAGCGATCACCGGCGATGTATCGACCTCCACGACCGCAACTTACCATGATTCAGTGGCTGACGCTGAAAACGCCACTGGTGACGGCGCGATCGTCTTCCCGGTCGCAATCGTCGACGATGAATCGGGCACAGAACACACTGTAATCGGTATTCCAGCAGATGCGCCACGCGAACTGGATGATGCATCGACTGGTCCGAATGAAGCGACTATTCCGCCTCCCGGCGAGTCCCAAACCCTCTCCGGTCCCAGCTCCGAGGACCAAACCGTTCAGTTTGCGGGTCAACAAGGAG from Halalkalicoccus tibetensis encodes the following:
- a CDS encoding Cdc6/Cdc18 family protein, which encodes MSKYDDLFDETAPTDSVFAQKDVLDPLAEADEIIARENQERTLATILNGVHEGYLPPTVSIHGPPGTGKTMTTRRITSEFAARTDLLAVEYVNLKDCRSIFSAANEIHFALTGEKRGAYEGLDGVFEGIWTELADYPEWTVLLLDEIDHVQHDTNYDPNEFFYRLLRGEGKLVRDIHLSCWLLSNELVTVDLRLDSRVESVLGDEELFFPPYGRDTLRAILEPRIERAFCDGAVPEDSFEHGVRKAAFHWGDARRALRLFRRAGEMANDRGLDQVTIDCLDANIEETEREATIEKLLSLPPKHFTVLVGVTDWKQTQTGEIVQPVTAAKIQEDGTLTQLDLGDRAIRTVITELETMGLVETWIDSKGDEGRVKQIQTTFDPQWVREAADPYLEASDTLSSGGD
- a CDS encoding DUF6517 family protein, yielding MELDTEDDSDTEPESSRENVISAEPTPIAIDGATLEETDYEKTRDIIFELTQTISMKDESYIIEASNHLIECVRTIDRIDGEQPVAAFTAVGTPEIETVSQKVDFAERVTNEVIENSLQIGYETIEIEDQASTTHSVVPFENEVTVYQYPGVAEASDYKVDVHLHVARAVRETDYITLVGLYPYFLGDDEQDRIFDLMEAIE
- a CDS encoding ABC transporter ATP-binding protein, producing MTQNLLQADDLFIRRGDQTILDGVSVTISRNSSTLIQGLSGSGKTTLFNVLGLLNPPSAGTLIIDDIDVSESSERTRARIRRETVGFVFQDFRLIDDLTARENAAVPQEHRGERDEAWLDTLFEALAITDLADQYPATLSGGEKQRVAIARALANKPDIIFADEPTGQLDPRTATQVLDLLFGLRDQMEMALVVISHDRDLARRFDRVLLLNDGELNEQPPVSDDVPAERSSAEPEHPLTLQ